The nucleotide window tctttccaggAAGAGATCTGTCTCACCTATAAAATAAATTCCACAGCTTTAAGAAAACTGTTAACATTATTAGTTAGCCAAAAGAAATCAACTGGCatccaaagaaaatgtttccagaTTGACCAAATAATTGAAATAACTATAAGACATAAGCAGGTAGCACTGGGGAATTCATTCAGAGACACTTTTGGAGCTGAATAGAACAAAATCCAGCCTGGACACCCCTCTAAGTCACTACATGTAAATCTGAAGGCAGAAAGACATTAGTTTAGAAcccccaggcagctgcttttCTCAAGATGTGGAAGACAGGCAGGCAAAAATCTGTCTTGTTTAGCACTTCGGCACTTCTGAGATGGCaccataattttaaaaaccctggGAATGGTTCAGCTTTTTGGAGAGAGCCACTATGAAAGCTATGCACCAACTAAATCCCTCCAAAACTCTGAAACATGTAGGGCTTAATGAGACCAATTCTGTTGGCCCCTGTgtaaagaggaatttttttcccagtgttaaGATTACATTAAGGCACATGGTGGGATATCTTGAGAACAGTTTTGTGAGGTGTGATCATGTTTCCCCGAAAAACTGGGAATATTGTactttgttttaataaatttaaactATTACTTTAAATCCCACGATACTTATTATGCAGACTTTTAGTCTATGCTGACTACACTGGGAAAGGCCAGAGAGCCACATCTAGCTTGATAATATGAAACAGATCCCATCTATTCTCAGCTCTGGCGTACAAGTGCACTTCGCTACGCAGAACAGAGTCTGGGTTCCAGTGTGCAGCATCCCCTCCCAatcacagcagcccagccaaGTGTCTGGGTTGTATTATTTCAGTATTAAagagacttttttctttctttttattcttgttttttaaatgaagattgGACTATGCTTTTCCATTCCACGCACTTGCTGGAAGTCTTTTCTCTCCTTGTTGTCCTGTATCTTTCTAACAGTTACTAAAACTTTGATCTTTGCATCAATAATGGAAGACAAGTTGGAGGACAACAAAAGCTATATGGAgtgctttctcattttcttttaagttaGTGTGGActtgtttaaacaaaaaatatttaaaaaaaaaagagaaggctaAACTGACTACACAAGCATCCTGCGCATATGCACATAATCCTACCTAACATTTCTTACAGTTATAAAGTACAGCTGTCAACCACAACCCTTCAGATACAAAAAACTTGAAGGGCTTGGAGTAATTTTAGAAGAGTGGGGATTAAGGTATTTTACTAGGAGTAAGTAAGAATCATCTTGATATGGCCTCTCCCACTTTCCTGTTCAGACACAAGTCAAATTCATCCAGCCACCCCTGATCCAAATAGcataaatacaataaaatttgATTACAAATGAGAATCTCTCTTCAACAACACTACCATAAACTGCAGATTAAATACAAATCAAATTATGTTGACTCCACAGTTGTTTAGTATAACAGAAGTGGACACGAGTTGGCCACAATTTGGCCATTGTGTTCATATTCTATTTGAAAAAATGCCATATATATGCAAAATGCtaggaaagaaacagaatagTAAAGATagtcccttttcttcccttacTGTTATCACAGTAGATAACTTCAAAACTTCCCATCTAAAGGCTATCCAGTCAGAGTACCAGCTCCTCATATATCCTTCTTCTGTGGAACAGGCCAGCAACTGAAGCTGCAGCCAATATTTGTAGTTATCAGAGATAGCCAGTAATTTAAGATTAGCATTGCAAGGTTCCATAAGGTCTTCTTACAGAGCTAGTGAGTCTGCCAGCATTTCACTGAAAACGAAACAACTTTTAACTGTTCGCTGAACTCTGGAAACTTTTGGACATGCCAGAATGACTTAAATATCCTAAAACTAAACAGATCAGCAGAACCTGACATGTTAAGGTTTAAAGGTCTTGGCTATTTTCTGTTCCAAATATATTGGATAAAACTGAAGTCAGTACCTTTTGCCAGCATATAATCAACAGCCTCATTTGAAAGAGTTGTCAGGGTTAATGCATAGatatagaaaaagaaagaaaaataaaaccatggtAAAATTTCTTTGTAGCCAAAACAATTTGGGCACTACGTGTTATGAACAGACATGTTTCCTTCTAGTGAGTAGCCATCTCCAAGTCAAAAGATAATACTTTTAGAAGCTTAGAGCCAAAGTTCCTTCTAAAAAAAGTGCCTTATGGCCTGAAGTCACTTGATCATATCTCAGTTTGCCCACGGTTTGATACTGCCCAACCTTCTATCAAATGGGATAGAATAACCATTGTATATGCATGTAAGTCAAACTctaaaaacaaccaaaaaaatataCGAAGTGTAATCAACTGTTTCAGAAATCATCTCCCATTCAAGTCATGTCTAAAGTACCAAGGCAGGGAGGAACATCAAACAACAATACTGACTAACACACTGCCCAGATCAGCAGCAGTGCTATAGGTCCCTTCTAACAGGCATTAGGGCATTTGGAGCATATCTGTGCTTCCCAAGGTGATTTTTTCCTAAGGAGAACAGTGTCAATAGAACTTCACCTGTACACAGATACTGTATAAGGTTCATTCAAGTATTTCCTTTAGGAAATGGACAGTGGAAGGACACTTTCAACACTAAAAAAGTTCATTGCATCCTGCTTGTGCTCATACACACTTAAATCAGTCACTTTACTCTTTGACAGTGTGGGGCTGATGTGCAGCTTAGCAGCCCAACTGGCAAGCTTCATCCCAGATGATTCCTCCTTGTTAGAGggctccttctccatccattCCTTTGGAACTGttaattttagtattttatttatgaaattagAATTCACTATAATTTGACAAGCACTACAGAGATGTTTCAGAAGCTTCCTTCTCAGTCTACCTGCACACCTCAGCTCAGATCTGTGTGTCCTGGCATTCCATCCAAAGTTCCTCAATAAGTACAGCGTGCTAGCGCCGTATTTTTGGCAGTAACAACTCAACAATGGGCAATCCCCTTGATTTCATTTGTGATAAAAGCAGGATTCAAATCCACGTTTTCAGAGGTGAAAGGCTAATGGAGTAACCGAACATATCTGATGCCCAAAACAGTCTTGCAACAGTATAGTTACACTCCCAAAGTATTTCCTCAATGAAATGCATGAACTCAGAGCAGATCCAGTGTATTAACtagtcttttctattttgttcaAGAACCATAAAATCCAAAATAGGAGTAGGACTCCAAATTCAACTGTTATTTTACAAGtctttcagaaaagcaaagctgacGGGCTCAGAAGCCAACTTAGGATGGGAAAAGCATACTGGAGTTTCTTAGTTTGGgacttgcttttgttttcaagaGACAGGAGAAACTGCAAATCAACTTTTCTCCTTGCTCTGTGTTCAATATGCACTGACCATTTCGGAAAACCATTGTCCAGCATGCTTCACGTAGCAGCCTTCACATTGCTTACTGTATTATACTCATTCATCAGTTGTTCATAAGGCACAGAAAGTTCTAGCTCATTATTGGTAAAGGTAGATTCATCAGAGGATGGGAATTTTACCAGTTTTTTTGCAGCTTCAGATTCCTCTGGAAGATTATCATCCATAGAGGATTTTGATGTTTCCTCATCATCTGAGATATCTTCctcttcatcatcatcttcatttACAAATGTTATATTGGCATTCTCAAATATTAAGGGTCGATAGTCTCTGGAGTCCCACacttcaccttcttcttcactAATCCTGTCCAGCTGGTTCACAAACATGGTTCCTTCTAGAGGGCTGTCTCCAACACGTTTGTTATGGAGTGGTCTCAGTACATGACCATTCTGAATGTCCAGGGAAGCTTCATCATACTCAAATGACTCAGTCTTTGTGTAAGTCACCTGAACATCTATACTGGCATTCATTTGTTTGGCATTTTCCACTATAATCATTTTGTCATTGCTTGTCTTCAGGGCCTTCTTCCCAATTTGCTTTATAAGGTCATTGTAGGTCTCTTCCTTCTTtgaaagaaagctgaaaatgttGACATCCTTTGAGGTACCCATTTGAAGGGGTTTTTTAGACCGAGGATGGTTGTCAAAtgactcttttctttttttcctccgTTTCTTGATTGCTTTGTGGACTTCCACAAACATACTGACCTTCCAGTTAACAAAGAGTGAGAGCCAAGCTAGTCCCAGGTAGATCCATAACTCCACAAAATATCTGTAAAGCGCGTGATAGTTTACATTTGGATTTACAcctaaagaaaattaaaaacaaaaacattaatgAAAGAAGACTCACAGCTGATAAACCTTTGAAGTTATGACCCTGAGAACTGCTCTCTTCCTCACTAAAAAAAGTGCCTTGTTATTTGAACATTGGCCAGAGAGGTAAAGAATagggaaatgaaataaaaagctgaacCCACATCTTTCACTTCTTGGCCACACATATTCTGACCACtggacaaaaaataaaaatgaaggatATTTATCCTCTCCTTATAAGATACAAAAGTGAACATTTTCCTGTTTGAAAATTACAAGTCTTCTTCCTGTCACTGAAGTATGTATATATAGGTACCCCTCTTAAGAAAAAGATTGAGAGTTCCACTTATGAGGACCAAAATGCTGAACAAAGCAGTGGATTTTAGAGAAAGAAGAACTTCAGGAGGAAGAGGGGAATATGCTCAGGACTCCCCCTTGATTAGTTCTAGGTAGGTGTAGAAAGCATTGCCCAATGCCTAAACATCCTGCTATACTGGATCCCATTCAAAGGTTCACAACTAACATGGTGGGCAGGATAGCTCCTTGCCTGAAATAAAGACCTGGGGCAACTGAAGGACTTATGAACTCTAGAACTTGGCTGCAAAATTAACCCAATAAAGGTCTTAGGTGTCTACACCAGCACTGAAGAGCCAGATCTAGTCCATTGGATCAGTACCCAGCATTAACAGAATTTTCTATCCTGCaaaatgtgctggaaaagcttagaaaacatattttcaaaataaatttggaaGTAGAATTCCCACACTATGCATGTAACgaaataatacataaaatacaaTTACTAACCAGCAACAAAATCTCCAAATCCTATGGTGGTGATAGTGATGAATGAGAAATAGAGGCCTTCAATGTAATTCCATTCTTCAGTTACCATGAACACAAAGGGAGGAATAACCAGATGGACCAAGACACCCCAAACAATGAAAATAGCCGTGCATGTAATTTGGGCCTTcctctgtgaagaaaaaagaaaaattcagtgaaagatctctattttttcccccccacccaTGGCACCAAGAATCATTTGACAGTACcagatatttcagttttgtgCTAACAATTTAGCCACCATAATTAAAAGTCACTAAAAGTGATTGAAATAaacacaccttttttttttcttttaggcaGAACTCCCTATTATTACAACTGTTTGCTCAAAAAAGATTGTTTGCTCAGTTTTCTTTCATGCTCTTGGAAGAGTTTAAGGAATTACTGGTATTTTATAAACTCACCTGGGATATGGACATAGCACTCTAGACTAAAAAACCATCAGTACCTCTAATTTTCCTTGTACTCATTCAAATACAGAAGATCAGAAGTGTTtcaaggtttttctttcttatttctatttctttccctttgccACTCATGCCAATCTCTGCACAAACCAGCACATATACATGCATTTCACTGTTATTTCCTATACTTTCTTCTCAGGTGCAAACCCAAGAAATTTCTTGCTCTGATTCTGAAACCAATCCCAGTGCCCTCCAGGCACTATGACTCTGCACTGCCTCCTATTTCTGGGCAGAGTTAGAActgagggagggggagaaagaaacccaaacaaaccaccactaaaacccaacaaaatgccacaaacaaaaaaccaaaagcctGTAACTTGGAACAAAATATTGTTTTGCAGTAGGTTTGCTGCATAGCAGGAAATAGTCATGCAAGCATGCAGGCAGGTGGGAGCCAAGCAGGACAGacaattttcatttctgtgcctgAGGAGCTTGAATGAAATGTCTGTGAAATTGAGCCTCGTGTACATTTGTCCTAAAGGTCTTCAAAATAAGACATAGTACCAAAGGTTTGTATGAGACCTCAGTTTGCTAAACTTCTTGCAGAACTAACACATCAGACCCCAtccctcttttatttctttcaatgcaacatttgggaaaatttgTATTTGTGCAAATGCTCATTTACTACGAGATAAGCAGGCAAGTTAAGAAGTGCAAGCTTAATTCAGGCATCAACACTACACAGCTCAAGGGTAAACAAGTAAGGGCTTACCAGGCTTACTCCTCTTTTTGTCAGAAACTGGCCCAGCCTCTTGGCACGTCCTCCAAAGAATTTCCCCAGAGCACTGATCCACGTCAAGCAGAGAGGGACTCCAAAAAGCCCATAAAATATGCAGAAGAGACGCCCAGCGTGCGTCTTTGGGGAAACATTTCCGTAACCTGAAAAAGACAAGTGTGTCTCATGTGTGCTCTTGAAGAGGATTcaaggcagctctgcctgtgcacaAAACAACACTCTCTGGGCTCCCACTGTGCTGGGCACTCCTCACTTCACCATCTAAAAGGGATTTGGTTTACTCCAGCTGCTCATCTTCTGAAACTGGATGCCTTCCAAGTCTACTCTATCAAACACATATTCCATTATTGCACTTTAAGTATTCCCTAGATTTTCTGCACCTTTTTCTGGACAGGATGGGATAAATCGAAAATAAAGCTCATCTCAGAACTTCTAATATGTTGCTCCAATCTTAAGCAGCACTGTTAAAACTTGACTGATTTAATTTTATGGAATGAAACTCAAAATTCATCCTGAAGCTAGCTCCCAGGTGAAAGATCCACTATACACATTTAACTTGTGACCTGGTACCTTTGCAGGGTAAGGGCTTGGGAGTTAAGTCCAAGGCAAGAATGTCCTAGATATTTCaaaggaatttatttatttggtgaTCACAGAACCCAAGGACATTACAGATTCAGGTTCTAAAATCAGCAGCctattttctgaatttctgacaGAGTTTTCTTATTTAGGTGTGTAACTGACTTCAACATTTTTTCCTAAGTTATATTACAAGCTGGATATtgtgaattttaaataataaagaaaaccaCAGTACTTAATATGGTTTAACAGTAAGACTCCTACATTCAGTCCTCTTTGGTTGTTttgcattacttttttttttattgttggtACACCAAGTGTGCAACAACACCATGTACAAaagatttttctgtaaaagcagaAGGCAAATTATGTTGAATCCTGAAAACCTATATATCACAGGAGGAAGAATTCTTCCAGTGCAGAGGGTCTTACAAGCACAAATCAGTActgatatttaaaaagcaacagtTCTGCTTCACCTGTTTTTTAAGAGGTGGGTAAAAAGTCTAGTTAGTTCTACAAGCCAGAAACACTGATAATTTAGTAGTAGCTCAAGAGGACATGTGTGTATAAAATCCAAAAACCTCATATGCACTTGCTTTAGGTATTAGTTTAATGGAACACTTTGCTATGCTTTTGTTTTGGAATTTTATGATTTGGAAATTTAAGTGTATGAATCAATGGAACTGGAATGACACCAGCCAACCCCAAAAGCACCTTTATTCCATTACTTATTGGAAAGACACACTTTTCTCTTCTGTACACGCACACAGAGTGCCAAAAcccttgtttttttcccctatgaATCTGCAGGTGAACACGTACTTCAGGCAGCTTCAACCATGGGGACTTTATTTGGTGGCTACCTTGACACAGAAATGGGAGAGTACAAACACAGCAGAGCCTACAGAAAACTGCAGCTAGGAAGGTTGACACAGTAAATATTTACCAATTGTAGTGATCACAGTAGCAGCAAAGATCACAGCGTTGGGCCAATTCCAGTTGTTGAAAGTATTGTTCCCAGTGATGGCAACCCCCTCTTCATGAGCCTCAGACACAATCTGTAAGGAAAAAGTAACAATCAATCTTGTAAAATCCTATCAGCCTAAAAGAGAAATGTGGCTGTCCCTCTCAGGTTTTGCCCCTTAGGTCATACTTTCAAAATAATCTTCGAGTGTTTTGTGAAGGCTAGCCTAGTATATTCACTAACAATAATTGTATGAAATACTGAAAGCTTGCTTCATACAAGAAGCATTTCAATAGAGGGTTTTAATTAGATAAACTTTTACTTGACTTACAAGTTTAAAACTAATGGATCTCTTCCAGACAGCAAATAACATTCGTGCAGACTAAACTAGCACTTAACCTCCAGTGCAGACATTGAATTTGGTTTAATATTAGGGACAACTTCAGAACTACTATCCATTTCAGAACACTGTTACATGCCTCAGCTTGACTTGGGTATGAATGTCATGGAATCCTTGGCAAAGCTCATGTGATTCATGTTAATTCACCTGCTGTCTCTACCAAAGTCAAACCATCTACAAGCAAACAGTAAAACCATACTCTTCAAAGACAGagaaatcaacatttttttcacagcattttatGCAATAGGACTCCAATCACTGTCCTTGAATCAGGCCCTTTTCTTCTCCCACACTGGGATCTGGTATGCCACGATGAATGCAAATCACTAATTACTATTTAGTACAGAATATGAAAGTTTCAGATCAAAACCATGCATCTTACTGATTCTGGAGTGCACTTCTATCTCCccaaagtaaaaggaaaaaaccaaagagATACCGTATTCTCTCTGGGAAACCTCTAGTTATTTAAATCTTTACTCTGTCACATCATGATGCAGTTAAAGCCCTACCAGGttactctgtttttttcccttcagtctTTACACTGAACAAATCTCTAAGGCTACACCCATACACAGAAAAGATGAAGATATCTTCAAATGCTGATTTACAACATTACCCACTGTCTACATTTCTCCCTCAATAAGTGTTGAACATAAAAACTACCAGTAGCtaaatatctaaaaaaattagaagtcatatactttttaaaaaaatttttttgaaataaaCATGGCAGGTGATGTTTATCTTAAACTGTCAAGAACTTATAAAGGTAAGTACAACCAACTCTTCCCCCATCaccccttccttccttttctacTTGATTAAGATCTGATCTTGGACTCAGCAGAGACTCAACATGAAGTTCAATCACTACTGAAAACATACACAAGTTAACACACGTTTTAATTATTCTTGAGACTTACTACTTATCACCACCCTCCTACTGTAATAAAAATGCCCTCAAAGTGAATGTATTGTACATATACAAGATGCaaacaatttaattaaaaatgcactttCAACACACAGGCTGTTCCAGAAGATAAAAAGAGAAGCATTGGAAGTGAATGAAGGTAAataactagattttttttctcctggtaAACTCGAAGTGTGTGTAAAACTGTATGCAATGTCTTTCCATAGCCTACAGGCTCTGGATAAAAGAGGAGAGAGCTCTCACCAAGGCACTCATTTATCATGAGAAAGTGGTATGCAAATGAGAGGCAGCCCTAAAACAGGCAGGTTGAGAGCAGGCAATTAAAACACACAATGCCACccctcttccaaaaaaaaagggTTACAAGAGCTCATCTGAGAAGAAACCAGTCAAAGTACAATCACTCATTTCTGCCATGGTCTGCAGAGGAACTTCCTGAAAGTCCCAAAGGACATCCATATCACCTGAAAAACACCATCTGTTATCTATTATTCTTGAAAAAATGCTTTGACTTCTTCCATTGCCTAAATGTTACACTAAGCACTAGTTTTCCAGTCATTTTCCATTCCATAAGCAgacttggaattttttttagttgttgtttCCTCGCAGAGCAAGTGATCTCCAAGAGACCCAGTGAACTATTCACTCCCATTGTCATGGGCCATTATCTCATTGCATTTATCCCCTTGGCCTGACCTCATGAGCTCAGTTTCCCTGTACATACAATTATGTCAAGACCTGCCAGGATTTGAGGTCTGGAGGTCTAAAGAGGGCCCAGATCTGAGGGGAAGAAGCTGCTGGACTGAGTGGCACACAGCTGCCCTTCACAGCCAAGCAGCTAACACTTTTGGGGGAGATGGCCAGCTCTGCAAGTTTGGTATAGAGAACCCCAGAAAATTAATTCTCCAGACACAGCTGACACCCTCTTCCTGTCCCTATTTGCACACAGCTATTGGCATACAATTTTCTATGATCTATAGTCCagtcttttaatttattttatgccTGCAATAAGTCTGAATGCACTATATGCATCCCCACTGCAGGAACAAAGATGGTCACAAAACATGCTTAGATATCTTTGGTGCTGTGGGAAATATGTAGCTGCTTTCCGAGCAGCATAACTTTTGCCcatactgaaataattaaagattttggcttaaaacaaaaaaaaaaattgactggACACTATACAACTGAACTgcaaactgtttgtttttttttgcttggcaAATGTGTTAGGCTCTAATGTCAGAgatgattttgttttcatatgCTAGGATACAGAATGCCCCAAGAAGGCTGTGCTTGATTTCTTAAACTACAGAAAATTTCCTCCAAACAGTCTTTGGATTGTAAAATAGGAAgcaaggaaaaagaggaagaagaaggtaGATGGTGCAAGTGTTCTTAGTATTTTGAAAGATGTAATTGAAGTATGCCCAAAtgcaaaagctgaaaataactCATAATTTATATATCACCTTAGGTCTCACGTCAAGACAGTTCATATTGATAAAGGCAGGACTGCATTTTCAGTCAAATGTCTTTTGCCTCACAAAATCAAAACCCCTCTTTTCCCTCATTCCCTACAAGTCCAGTTCTGCTTCTTGgcaaaggaaaaaggggaagaagTTTTAGAGATTCTGGTGTTATGGTTGAAAGTTAAACAGACTTAAAACTACTACCTCTTCTGGTGACATTAACAGAAGTAGAAATAGGGATGTAATTTGAAGGTAATCAAGCAGACAATAAGTTCCATTTGCAAGGTACCTCACCACTTCTCCACAAATCCTTGCACTGCTCCAATACAGGCTTGTGTTTCCTGCCTTTGGTGACATTTTTATTAATGCTCTGATGACCAGGGGAACTCCAGATTCACCAGGTTTCACAGGAAATAGCTGTTAAATCTCCTCTCTATCTTGGACCAAGAGGAGGAATTTCTCTCAGATGTTTTAGGCACCTGCCATTTGAATCCCTGGAGCTGGAAAGTTctcaaaacaaatttaaaaacagaaggcAAAGCCCATATAGATCACACATCACTAATGATTTTATTCTGAGAGTTAAGGAGTGCAAGAAAATCTTCAGATACTCAAGTAAGGAACAGTTGGGTCTGATGACAATaagcaacaggaagaaaaaaggacatCTAAGGTATTTGTGGCCAGATAAAGAATACACCAGACTGAAGACAGAAGACAATAAACCGGTTATATATAAACTAGAGCAACACATCCTGCCCCTTAGGCACCCATACATACAGGAAGAACAGCCAGATATTGCTCAGAGCCAGGTCTCTTTTGAAGAGGCTAAAGCCTCCCATTTATTCAAAGCATTCCCCGGGGATCTGACATATAGATCTAATGGCAGCTTTAAGGTTCTCCCAGGGTGTGAACAATTGT belongs to Oenanthe melanoleuca isolate GR-GAL-2019-014 chromosome 3, OMel1.0, whole genome shotgun sequence and includes:
- the KCNK5 gene encoding potassium channel subfamily K member 5, encoding MVDRGPLLTSAIIFYLSIGAAIFEVLEEPHWRSATDNYKRQKTELLKQFPCLGQEGLDKILQIVSEAHEEGVAITGNNTFNNWNWPNAVIFAATVITTIGYGNVSPKTHAGRLFCIFYGLFGVPLCLTWISALGKFFGGRAKRLGQFLTKRGVSLRKAQITCTAIFIVWGVLVHLVIPPFVFMVTEEWNYIEGLYFSFITITTIGFGDFVAGVNPNVNYHALYRYFVELWIYLGLAWLSLFVNWKVSMFVEVHKAIKKRRKKRKESFDNHPRSKKPLQMGTSKDVNIFSFLSKKEETYNDLIKQIGKKALKTSNDKMIIVENAKQMNASIDVQVTYTKTESFEYDEASLDIQNGHVLRPLHNKRVGDSPLEGTMFVNQLDRISEEEGEVWDSRDYRPLIFENANITFVNEDDDEEEDISDDEETSKSSMDDNLPEESEAAKKLVKFPSSDESTFTNNELELSVPYEQLMNEYNTVSNVKAAT